The following proteins are encoded in a genomic region of Gemmatimonadota bacterium:
- the fusA gene encoding elongation factor G, translating to MSSAREYATENIRNVVVLGHGGSGKTSLVDALCFVAGSTRRHGSTKEGTAHTMYTPEELDHGISLQTTPAFAEWQGTKINLLDTPGYLDFAAEAMAATRVADGAVMVLGATTGVEVGTERTWVYCKERGLPRVFFVSQMDKEHADFDKVYREIKEHLTDKVIPVEIPIGAGDDFRGIINLFSGRAHMYKPNSASGEYEEADVPEELQSKFEEWRTELIETIATTDDTLLEHYLEGEEISRDEAIEAMKAAMAAGDACPLFCGAPEKTWGTRALLSKLVQLVPSPSEALHETAKRANVDQEIELAGTDDDPFAALVFKTTSEPHVGELSYFRIFGGSAATGADVRNANHGGSEKLSHLSVPQGKDRLEVTRLHAGDIGVIAKLKNTHTNDTLGDAGRPVVITPVDFPDPDIAVAIRAATRSDEDKIGAALQKLHEEDPVFAAAYNPELRQTIARGLGEMHLDVQMERLKRKFGVEVVTEAPRIAYRETIRTGAEAQGRHKKQSGGRGQFGDCRIRLKPLPRGSEYEFVNSIKGGVIPGKYVPSVNKGIREAAGRGVLAGFQVVDFSAECYDGSYHTVDSSDIAFQIAGSVAFRNAAEKARPVLLEPIVQVTVITPDQYMGDVMGDLNQRRGRVLGMDSQGSKTTVKAYVPEAELYKYATTLRSITHGRAAHSRSFHGYEEVPANILAKVVEDVKREREEVASA from the coding sequence ATGTCATCCGCAAGAGAATACGCCACCGAGAACATTCGGAACGTCGTCGTGCTCGGGCACGGCGGCTCCGGAAAAACTAGCCTTGTCGACGCCCTGTGCTTCGTGGCCGGCTCTACCCGCCGGCACGGCAGCACGAAGGAGGGCACGGCGCACACGATGTACACGCCCGAAGAGTTGGACCACGGCATCTCGCTCCAGACCACGCCCGCTTTCGCCGAATGGCAGGGGACCAAGATCAACCTGCTCGACACCCCCGGGTATCTCGATTTCGCCGCCGAGGCCATGGCGGCCACGCGGGTCGCCGACGGGGCGGTCATGGTGTTGGGGGCGACGACGGGGGTCGAGGTGGGTACCGAGCGGACCTGGGTCTACTGCAAGGAACGCGGCCTGCCGAGGGTGTTCTTCGTCTCCCAGATGGACAAGGAGCACGCCGACTTCGACAAGGTCTATCGCGAGATCAAGGAGCACCTTACCGACAAGGTGATTCCGGTGGAGATTCCCATCGGCGCGGGCGATGACTTCCGGGGCATCATCAATTTGTTCAGCGGCCGCGCGCACATGTACAAGCCCAACAGCGCGTCGGGCGAGTACGAAGAGGCGGACGTACCGGAGGAGTTGCAGAGCAAGTTCGAGGAGTGGCGCACCGAACTCATCGAGACCATCGCCACGACCGACGACACGCTGCTCGAGCACTACCTGGAGGGGGAAGAGATCAGCCGCGATGAGGCCATCGAGGCGATGAAGGCCGCCATGGCCGCCGGGGACGCCTGCCCGCTCTTCTGTGGCGCCCCCGAGAAGACCTGGGGAACGCGCGCGTTGCTCAGCAAGCTGGTCCAGCTCGTGCCCAGTCCTTCGGAGGCGCTGCACGAGACGGCCAAGCGCGCCAACGTGGACCAGGAAATAGAGTTGGCGGGGACCGACGACGACCCTTTCGCGGCGCTCGTGTTCAAGACCACCTCCGAGCCGCACGTCGGCGAGCTGAGCTATTTTCGCATCTTCGGTGGCTCGGCCGCCACGGGCGCGGACGTGCGCAACGCCAACCACGGCGGGAGCGAGAAGCTGTCCCACCTATCCGTGCCGCAGGGCAAGGACCGCCTGGAGGTCACACGCCTGCACGCCGGCGACATCGGCGTGATCGCCAAGCTCAAGAACACGCACACGAACGATACGCTGGGAGACGCGGGCCGCCCCGTCGTGATCACGCCGGTCGACTTTCCGGATCCGGACATCGCCGTCGCGATTCGAGCGGCCACCCGCAGCGATGAGGACAAGATCGGCGCGGCGCTCCAGAAGCTGCACGAGGAAGACCCGGTATTCGCCGCTGCCTACAACCCGGAGCTCAGGCAGACCATCGCCCGCGGCTTGGGGGAGATGCACCTCGACGTCCAGATGGAGCGGCTGAAGCGAAAGTTCGGCGTGGAGGTCGTCACCGAGGCGCCCCGCATCGCGTACCGCGAAACCATCAGGACCGGCGCCGAGGCGCAGGGCCGGCACAAGAAGCAGAGCGGAGGGCGCGGACAGTTCGGCGACTGCCGCATTCGGCTCAAGCCGCTACCGCGCGGCTCGGAGTACGAGTTCGTCAATTCGATCAAAGGCGGCGTGATCCCGGGCAAGTACGTCCCGTCCGTGAATAAGGGGATCCGCGAGGCGGCCGGCCGCGGCGTGCTGGCGGGGTTCCAGGTCGTGGATTTCAGCGCGGAGTGCTACGACGGCTCCTATCACACCGTCGACTCGAGCGACATCGCGTTCCAGATCGCCGGATCGGTCGCGTTCCGCAACGCCGCCGAGAAGGCCAGGCCGGTGCTGCTCGAGCCCATCGTGCAGGTCACGGTCATCACGCCCGACCAGTACATGGGCGACGTCATGGGCGACCTGAACCAGCGGCGCGGGAGGGTGTTGGGGATGGACTCGCAGGGCAGCAAGACCACGGTGAAGGCGTACGTTCCGGAGGCGGAGCTCTACAAGTACGCCACTACTCTGCGCTCCATCACGCATGGCCGGGCGGCGCATTCGCGGTCGTTCCACGGCTACGAGGAAGTGCCGGCCAACATCCTCGCCAAGGTCGTGGAGGACGTGAAGCGCGAGCGCGAGGAGGTGGCGTCGGCATGA
- a CDS encoding nuclear transport factor 2 family protein: MRVVGLIIAVAALPAAAFPGAARAQDAPEGACETPAEEAAGVCAALHSYLQGHATGQRRHAEAAFHPDARMIWVSDGELRRRPIDEYLGGFEGEPAEDEAEQERWVETVDVTGDAAIAKIVFLYPGGRTVDYATLLRTGGEWRIIHKSFQVEPASR; encoded by the coding sequence ATGCGCGTTGTCGGACTCATCATCGCAGTCGCCGCGCTGCCGGCGGCCGCGTTCCCCGGCGCCGCCCGGGCTCAAGATGCGCCGGAGGGTGCGTGCGAGACGCCGGCCGAGGAGGCTGCCGGAGTATGCGCGGCGTTGCACAGTTACCTCCAGGGTCACGCGACGGGGCAGCGCCGGCACGCCGAGGCCGCCTTCCATCCCGACGCCCGCATGATCTGGGTCTCGGACGGCGAGCTGAGGCGGCGGCCGATCGACGAGTACCTGGGAGGCTTCGAGGGAGAGCCGGCCGAGGACGAGGCGGAGCAGGAGCGGTGGGTGGAGACGGTGGACGTCACCGGCGACGCGGCGATCGCCAAGATCGTTTTCCTCTACCCGGGCGGCCGCACGGTCGATTACGCAACCCTGCTTCGCACCGGCGGCGAGTGGCGCATCATCCACAAGAGCTTCCAAGTGGAACCCGCGTCGCGTTGA
- a CDS encoding rhomboid family intramembrane serine protease: protein MAYRSSSWSGFGSSFQPTPMVKNLIIANTGVFVLLWIIPALRPWLWFAPVAVATTPWTVVTYMFVHASLGHLFFNMLGLFFFGPPLEAKWGGREFLKFYMIAGLGGAALSLLAPQTAIVGASAAVLGVLLAFAMNWPDAPIYVFGIFPVKAKWLAAFVALGALMSATSPTNDGIAHLAHLGGLIAALVYLKLDLQRRVSLRVLKRRPGRGRIRVVEKRAGRAAAKGSTPGREGREEAAMLDEVDKVLDKIGRDGMASLSDSERALLDEVSRRYRTN, encoded by the coding sequence ATGGCGTACCGATCCTCCTCCTGGTCCGGCTTCGGGTCGTCGTTCCAGCCGACGCCGATGGTCAAGAACCTGATCATCGCGAACACCGGTGTGTTCGTGCTGTTGTGGATAATCCCGGCGCTGAGGCCCTGGCTCTGGTTCGCGCCGGTCGCGGTGGCCACGACGCCGTGGACGGTCGTCACCTACATGTTCGTCCACGCGAGCCTGGGACACCTGTTCTTCAACATGCTGGGCCTGTTCTTCTTCGGGCCGCCGCTGGAGGCGAAGTGGGGCGGCCGCGAGTTCCTGAAGTTCTACATGATCGCGGGGCTGGGCGGTGCCGCGCTGTCGTTGCTGGCGCCCCAAACAGCCATCGTGGGGGCCTCGGCGGCGGTGCTTGGTGTGCTGCTCGCGTTCGCCATGAACTGGCCCGACGCGCCCATCTACGTGTTCGGCATCTTTCCGGTGAAGGCCAAGTGGCTCGCTGCGTTCGTGGCGTTGGGGGCCCTGATGAGCGCCACCAGCCCGACGAACGATGGCATCGCCCACCTGGCCCACCTGGGCGGACTGATCGCCGCGCTCGTATACCTGAAGTTGGACCTCCAGCGCAGGGTGAGTCTTCGGGTGTTGAAGAGACGCCCCGGCCGCGGACGTATTCGGGTCGTCGAGAAGCGCGCGGGGCGCGCCGCCGCCAAGGGGTCTACGCCCGGCCGCGAGGGACGCGAAGAGGCGGCCATGCTGGACGAAGTGGACAAGGTTCTCGACAAGATCGGGCGCGACGGGATGGCCAGTCTCTCGGACTCGGAGCGGGCGCTCCTGGACGAGGTCAGCCGTCGGTACCGCACGAACTGA
- a CDS encoding D-alanine--D-alanine ligase, which produces MSTGDSLRVAVFLGGDSVERDVSLASGREVISALRERGHRVVGVDPARGVLGPTEETALSAEVSALPPAEVAPPERPALTDVLRSEPVRGADVVFVALHGGAGEDGRLQAMLELEGIRYTGSGPLGCALAMDKDIAKHLMRAAGVPTADWLMAPASTEEVADRLGFPVIVKASKQGSTVGLSLVREPGELPAAIELGYRHDDEVMIERFVPGRELTVAVVGDETFPPGEIISQHEIFDYECKYQPGMAEEVFPAALTDREARGVSALALATHRALKLGGYSRVDFRMDPAGIMWCLEANTAPGMTSASLLPKAGQAAGVSFPALCDRICRLALGS; this is translated from the coding sequence GTGTCCACCGGCGATAGCCTGCGCGTGGCCGTCTTTCTAGGCGGCGACAGCGTCGAGCGCGACGTGTCGCTGGCGAGCGGCCGGGAGGTCATCTCGGCGCTGCGCGAGCGCGGCCACCGTGTCGTGGGCGTCGACCCCGCGCGCGGCGTTCTGGGGCCCACCGAGGAGACCGCGCTCAGCGCCGAAGTGTCCGCGCTCCCCCCGGCCGAGGTGGCGCCGCCGGAGAGGCCGGCTCTGACGGACGTGCTGCGCTCCGAGCCCGTGCGCGGGGCCGACGTGGTGTTCGTCGCCCTGCACGGGGGAGCCGGCGAAGACGGGCGCCTGCAGGCGATGCTCGAGCTCGAGGGGATCCGCTACACCGGGAGCGGGCCCCTTGGCTGCGCCCTGGCCATGGACAAGGACATCGCCAAGCACCTCATGCGCGCCGCTGGCGTGCCCACGGCGGACTGGCTGATGGCGCCCGCTTCAACCGAAGAAGTGGCGGACCGCCTGGGCTTTCCGGTCATCGTGAAGGCGAGCAAGCAGGGATCGACCGTGGGGCTCTCGCTCGTGCGCGAGCCCGGGGAGCTGCCGGCGGCGATCGAGCTCGGCTATCGTCACGACGACGAGGTGATGATCGAGAGGTTCGTGCCCGGCCGCGAGCTCACGGTGGCGGTGGTGGGCGACGAAACGTTTCCGCCCGGGGAGATCATCTCCCAGCACGAAATCTTCGACTACGAGTGCAAGTACCAGCCGGGGATGGCCGAGGAGGTTTTTCCGGCCGCCCTGACCGACCGCGAGGCGCGCGGAGTGTCGGCGCTCGCGCTGGCCACGCACCGGGCGCTCAAGCTGGGCGGCTACAGCAGGGTGGACTTCCGGATGGACCCCGCCGGGATCATGTGGTGCCTGGAGGCGAACACCGCCCCCGGCATGACGTCGGCCAGTCTGCTCCCCAAGGCGGGCCAGGCGGCGGGCGTCTCGTTCCCCGCGCTGTGCGACCGCATCTGCAGACTCGCGCTCGGCTCCTGA
- a CDS encoding pyridoxal-phosphate dependent enzyme: MSNNATPGRPDGWGAADSPPRHPGLSDSIMEAVGWTPLIRLHRTARGIRTRIYGKAEYLNPGGSVKDRVGFAIIDAAEREGRLKPGGTIVEGTSGNTGIGLAIAAAIRGYKCVFTIPDKMSQEKVRLLKAFGAEVIVTPTGVPVDHPDYYVMVAKRIAETTPNAVFADQFYNQANPEAHYATTGPEIWAQTAGRVTHFVASPGTGGTISGAAKYLKEQNPDVRVIAGDPDGSLLAEYHRTREVGEGHPYKVEGIGNDKIPSTLWFDYIDEFRTVDDRTAFLTARRLTREDGLFVGGSAGLIAHVALEVAREVDDPDALVVFVLADTGERYLSKAYNDEWLRENRMLPPAPTRVADLVSEKEDGAPAELIAVEAGTTVRGALALLSDNNLSQLPVLEGADCVGSVSEAGLMASVIADPEAIERGVESFMDPPFPVVDSGTDPEAVAPLLTRKNGAVLVREGGRIGGILTRYDMVRHLTGR, encoded by the coding sequence TTGAGCAATAATGCGACGCCGGGCCGTCCGGACGGCTGGGGCGCGGCCGACAGCCCGCCGCGTCACCCCGGACTGAGCGACAGCATCATGGAAGCGGTCGGCTGGACCCCGCTGATTCGCCTCCATCGCACGGCCCGCGGCATCCGCACGCGGATCTACGGCAAGGCGGAGTACCTCAACCCGGGCGGCTCGGTGAAGGACCGCGTCGGCTTCGCGATCATCGATGCCGCCGAGCGGGAGGGTCGGCTGAAGCCGGGCGGCACGATCGTGGAAGGCACGAGCGGCAACACCGGCATAGGCCTGGCCATCGCCGCCGCCATCCGCGGCTACAAGTGCGTGTTCACCATCCCCGACAAGATGAGCCAGGAGAAGGTGCGCCTGCTCAAGGCGTTCGGGGCCGAGGTGATCGTGACGCCCACCGGCGTGCCCGTCGACCACCCGGACTACTACGTGATGGTGGCGAAGCGGATCGCTGAAACCACCCCCAACGCCGTCTTCGCGGACCAGTTCTACAACCAGGCCAACCCCGAGGCGCACTACGCCACTACGGGGCCGGAAATCTGGGCCCAGACGGCCGGGCGCGTGACGCACTTCGTGGCGTCCCCGGGTACCGGCGGGACGATCAGCGGCGCGGCCAAGTACCTCAAGGAGCAGAACCCCGACGTGCGGGTGATCGCTGGAGATCCCGATGGCTCCCTGCTCGCCGAGTACCACCGGACGCGCGAGGTGGGCGAGGGCCATCCGTACAAGGTGGAGGGCATCGGCAACGACAAGATCCCCTCCACGCTGTGGTTCGATTACATCGACGAGTTTCGCACCGTGGATGACCGCACGGCCTTTCTCACCGCGCGCCGCTTGACTCGAGAGGATGGGTTGTTCGTCGGCGGCAGCGCGGGGCTCATCGCGCACGTGGCCCTGGAGGTCGCGCGCGAGGTGGACGACCCCGACGCGCTCGTGGTTTTCGTCCTGGCCGATACGGGAGAGCGCTACCTCTCCAAGGCCTACAACGACGAGTGGCTGCGTGAGAATCGGATGCTGCCGCCGGCGCCGACGCGCGTGGCCGACCTGGTTAGCGAGAAGGAGGATGGCGCCCCCGCGGAGCTCATCGCGGTCGAGGCGGGCACCACCGTGCGCGGTGCCCTCGCGCTGCTGTCCGACAACAACCTCTCGCAGCTGCCGGTCCTGGAGGGAGCGGACTGCGTGGGCTCGGTCTCCGAGGCGGGGTTGATGGCCAGCGTGATCGCCGACCCGGAGGCGATCGAGCGAGGGGTGGAGTCGTTCATGGATCCTCCCTTCCCTGTGGTGGACTCGGGCACCGATCCGGAGGCGGTCGCGCCCCTGCTTACGCGCAAGAACGGCGCGGTGCTCGTGCGCGAGGGGGGCCGCATTGGCGGCATCCTCACGCGCTACGACATGGTCCGCCACCTCACAGGCCGCTAG
- a CDS encoding energy transducer TonB, with translation MQQPTPLFEAPPFEFPLALWDRGVEGQTVLMVHITPLGMVDSAYVHESSGYAQFDSAAIAGAHLLRFMPGKRGERRVETWARLPVRFSRDAGQAAEFGIQLPAAPDSLNGTPDRGDTRREVDL, from the coding sequence ATGCAGCAACCAACCCCGCTGTTCGAGGCGCCCCCCTTCGAGTTCCCGCTCGCGCTTTGGGACCGCGGCGTGGAAGGCCAGACGGTGCTCATGGTTCACATCACGCCGCTCGGGATGGTGGATAGCGCCTACGTCCACGAGTCGAGCGGCTACGCCCAGTTCGATTCGGCCGCGATCGCGGGAGCACACCTGCTGCGGTTCATGCCGGGGAAGCGCGGTGAGCGGCGCGTGGAGACGTGGGCCCGCCTGCCCGTTCGCTTCAGCCGCGACGCGGGTCAGGCGGCGGAATTCGGGATCCAGCTGCCGGCCGCGCCGGACAGCCTCAATGGTACGCCGGACCGGGGCGATACCCGCCGGGAAGTGGACCTTTGA
- the mutS gene encoding DNA mismatch repair protein MutS yields the protein MPELQDTPLMRQWREAKERHPDALVFFRVGDFYELFNEDAEEGARLLGLTLTSRNNGAAARVPLAGVPVRAKDEYVQRLVREGRRVAICDQVEDASEAKGIVRREVVETVTPGAVLSDALLDARRNNYLIAVRPWGGGAIAGEPAPSYALAAADLSTGEVVATPVGEGDLESDLARFEAAEILLPDSLVDVYLPGAGAASRTVRPDWMFDDDSGREELVRRYRVESLDGFGFGASDGPLAGAAGALVRYLADVQPAGSDHLRAPRIERPADAVALDEMTRRNLELVEPLRPDLARGGAAGATLLEVIDETLTPMGARLLRRWLLRPLVSAPAIWARQEAVSELVEDGDMRRRLRDRLGEVRDLERLAAKIATGRATPRDVAALGRSAALLPPLREALGGARASLLADLGAGLDPLEDLADRIDKTLAPDPPAAVGDGGVIRSGFHDELDDLRNTRDGARDFIASLQARERERTGIASLKVGFNKVFGYYLEVTRANLERVPEDYHRKQTLANAERFFTPELKEWESRVLGAEDLIAALEARLFTELRDALGSEVGRVQAAAEAVARLDVFAGLARAAERRAYARPEVHTGYELEVEAGRHPVVETMIPRDDFIPNDIRLDRSARVMILTGPNMAGKSTLLRQVGLIQLLAQVGSWVPAARARLGVCDRIFTRVGASDNLARGQSTFMVEMQETAAILHGASERSLVLLDEIGRGTATYDGVSIAWAVTEHVHEQLGAKTIFATHYHELTQLADQLPAVVNANVAVREVGEEIVFLRRLEPGGADRSYGIQVGRLAGLPPSVVGRAREILRELEGTHSAGGDGLGRGSPHAPSAAAEDQLGLFHPAEGALRARLREIDPDSLTPLQALVELAALRRAALDADGRNEDGRGV from the coding sequence ATGCCCGAGCTGCAAGACACCCCTTTGATGCGCCAGTGGCGAGAGGCGAAAGAGCGTCATCCCGACGCGCTCGTCTTTTTTCGCGTCGGTGACTTCTACGAGCTCTTCAACGAGGACGCGGAGGAAGGGGCGCGCCTGCTCGGGTTGACCCTGACCAGCCGCAACAACGGCGCGGCCGCCAGGGTTCCGCTCGCCGGAGTTCCCGTCCGCGCCAAGGACGAGTACGTCCAGCGTCTGGTGCGTGAGGGCCGCCGGGTGGCCATCTGCGACCAGGTCGAGGATGCGTCGGAGGCCAAGGGCATCGTGCGACGTGAGGTCGTGGAGACGGTCACCCCCGGCGCGGTTCTCTCGGACGCTCTGCTGGACGCTCGCCGCAACAACTACCTGATCGCCGTGCGACCGTGGGGTGGGGGCGCGATCGCCGGCGAGCCGGCGCCGTCCTACGCGCTCGCCGCCGCGGACCTCTCCACGGGCGAGGTGGTCGCCACTCCAGTGGGCGAGGGAGACCTGGAGTCGGACCTGGCCCGCTTCGAGGCCGCCGAGATCCTGCTGCCTGACAGCCTGGTGGATGTCTACCTGCCGGGCGCCGGCGCGGCCAGCCGCACGGTGCGTCCAGACTGGATGTTCGACGACGACTCGGGTCGCGAAGAGCTCGTCCGGCGCTACCGGGTCGAGTCGCTCGACGGCTTCGGCTTCGGCGCCTCCGACGGTCCGCTCGCGGGCGCCGCCGGGGCGCTCGTGCGCTACCTGGCCGACGTCCAGCCCGCCGGCAGCGACCACCTCCGTGCTCCCCGCATCGAACGACCGGCGGACGCCGTCGCGCTGGACGAGATGACGCGGCGCAATCTCGAGTTGGTGGAGCCGCTCAGGCCGGACCTGGCGCGCGGCGGCGCGGCGGGAGCGACCTTGCTGGAGGTGATCGACGAGACGCTGACACCCATGGGGGCGAGGCTGTTGCGTCGCTGGCTGTTGCGGCCGCTCGTGTCGGCTCCGGCGATCTGGGCGCGGCAGGAGGCGGTCAGCGAATTGGTCGAGGATGGGGACATGCGCCGGCGCCTGCGGGACAGGCTCGGGGAGGTACGCGACCTGGAGCGGCTCGCCGCGAAGATCGCCACGGGTCGCGCGACACCGCGCGACGTGGCCGCCCTTGGACGATCCGCGGCGCTGCTGCCGCCGCTGCGCGAGGCCCTGGGTGGGGCGCGGGCTTCGCTGCTCGCGGATCTGGGTGCCGGCCTGGATCCGTTGGAGGACCTCGCCGACCGCATCGACAAGACGCTCGCGCCCGACCCGCCTGCCGCCGTCGGCGACGGCGGCGTCATCCGCTCGGGTTTCCACGACGAGCTGGACGACCTGCGGAACACCCGGGATGGCGCCCGCGATTTCATCGCCTCGCTCCAGGCGCGCGAACGCGAACGGACCGGAATCGCGTCGTTGAAGGTCGGCTTCAACAAGGTCTTCGGCTATTACCTGGAGGTGACGCGCGCCAACCTCGAGCGCGTGCCGGAGGACTACCACCGCAAGCAGACCCTGGCCAACGCCGAGCGCTTCTTCACGCCCGAGCTCAAGGAATGGGAGAGCCGCGTGCTGGGGGCGGAGGACCTGATCGCCGCCCTCGAGGCGCGCCTGTTCACCGAGTTGCGCGACGCGTTGGGGAGCGAGGTGGGGCGGGTGCAGGCGGCGGCCGAGGCGGTCGCCCGGCTCGACGTGTTCGCCGGCCTTGCGCGCGCCGCCGAGCGGCGGGCGTACGCGCGCCCGGAAGTCCACACCGGGTACGAGTTGGAGGTGGAGGCGGGACGGCACCCGGTCGTCGAGACGATGATCCCGCGGGACGACTTCATCCCCAACGACATCCGTCTGGACCGGAGCGCCCGGGTGATGATCCTCACCGGTCCCAACATGGCGGGCAAGAGCACCCTTCTGCGCCAGGTGGGCCTCATACAACTGCTGGCCCAGGTGGGGTCGTGGGTGCCCGCGGCGCGCGCCCGACTCGGCGTGTGCGACCGGATTTTCACGCGCGTGGGGGCGTCCGACAACCTCGCTCGCGGCCAATCCACCTTCATGGTGGAGATGCAGGAAACCGCCGCCATCCTGCACGGCGCGTCGGAGCGGTCGCTGGTGCTGCTCGACGAGATCGGGCGCGGCACCGCTACCTACGACGGCGTCAGCATCGCGTGGGCGGTGACCGAACACGTGCACGAGCAGCTGGGCGCCAAGACGATCTTCGCGACCCACTACCACGAGCTGACGCAGCTCGCCGACCAGCTTCCGGCGGTGGTCAACGCCAACGTGGCCGTGCGCGAGGTGGGGGAGGAGATCGTCTTCCTGCGCAGGCTGGAGCCGGGCGGCGCCGACCGATCCTATGGCATCCAGGTGGGGCGCCTGGCCGGCCTGCCCCCGAGCGTGGTTGGCCGCGCCCGCGAAATCCTCAGGGAACTCGAGGGGACCCATAGCGCCGGCGGAGACGGGCTCGGTCGCGGTTCTCCGCACGCGCCGTCCGCGGCAGCGGAGGATCAGTTGGGCCTCTTCCACCCCGCAGAAGGCGCCCTCCGTGCACGCCTGCGCGAAATCGACCCGGACTCCCTCACTCCGCTCCAGGCCCTGGTTGAACTCGCGGCGCTGCGTCGCGCGGCGCTCGACGCCGACGGAAGGAACGAGGACGGACGCGGCGTGTAA
- a CDS encoding MBL fold metallo-hydrolase, producing MREATAALLALGLAGCTHGLEAVVENPRAAVATTGGPSQSMIYARRTESGVVLIDLGWFDGPAALRRSLRRLDAEPSDVIAILITHSHRDHIGGWRAVAHARFFAADGELELLHGRREHEGWVPRWGARILRPDLPEPGELRVSTFSRDTALAFGADTVRAFAVPGHTSGSAAYLVDGVLFLGDALSHSNLFGGFRPPVSRYSEDARRARRSLLGVLERARPFGVDAVCTAHANCASFDDMFIADMAEP from the coding sequence ATGCGAGAGGCAACCGCCGCGCTCCTGGCGCTCGGTCTGGCCGGCTGCACCCACGGCCTGGAAGCAGTGGTGGAGAATCCACGGGCGGCCGTGGCGACCACCGGCGGTCCGAGCCAGAGCATGATCTACGCCCGGCGGACGGAGTCCGGGGTCGTGCTGATCGATCTGGGGTGGTTCGACGGGCCCGCGGCGCTCCGGCGCAGCCTCCGGCGGCTGGACGCCGAACCGAGCGACGTGATCGCGATCCTCATCACGCACTCCCACCGCGACCACATCGGCGGGTGGCGAGCTGTCGCCCACGCGCGCTTCTTCGCCGCGGACGGAGAGCTGGAGTTGCTGCACGGCCGTCGAGAACACGAGGGCTGGGTACCGCGCTGGGGCGCACGCATCCTGAGGCCGGACCTGCCGGAGCCCGGTGAGCTGCGGGTGAGCACGTTCTCGCGGGATACGGCGTTGGCGTTCGGGGCGGACACGGTGCGGGCGTTCGCGGTCCCCGGCCACACGTCGGGCAGCGCCGCCTACCTGGTGGACGGCGTCCTCTTCCTGGGGGACGCACTCTCGCACTCCAACCTGTTCGGCGGCTTTCGCCCGCCTGTGTCGCGCTACTCGGAGGATGCACGACGCGCCCGCCGCAGCCTCCTGGGGGTGCTGGAACGGGCGCGTCCCTTCGGCGTCGACGCGGTGTGCACGGCGCACGCCAACTGCGCTTCCTTCGACGACATGTTCATTGCCGACATGGCCGAGCCCTGA
- a CDS encoding DinB family protein, producing MMPTSGTFPDIYESLDTARLLAAFEAGPAIIRGLVQRLDDAALDARPIDGKWSIRQIAVHVVDSELVGAVRFRMVLAEPGGALPFYDQDVWARELRYQEADERALAGHLALFAALRERSIGILRGLDEGDWRKRGVHAEHGSVTLRQLLELYADHSERHAQQIVERRRLLGIETSHTALLPERLY from the coding sequence ATGATGCCCACGAGCGGCACTTTCCCCGATATTTACGAGTCGCTGGATACGGCGCGCCTTCTGGCCGCCTTCGAAGCGGGCCCTGCCATCATCCGAGGCCTGGTGCAGCGGCTCGACGACGCCGCGCTCGACGCCCGGCCCATCGACGGCAAGTGGTCCATCCGGCAGATAGCCGTTCACGTCGTGGATTCCGAGCTCGTGGGCGCCGTGCGGTTTCGCATGGTCCTGGCCGAGCCGGGCGGCGCTCTGCCGTTCTACGACCAGGATGTGTGGGCGCGCGAGCTTCGGTATCAGGAGGCCGACGAACGCGCGCTGGCCGGACACCTGGCGCTCTTCGCGGCGCTTAGAGAGAGATCCATCGGCATCCTGCGTGGGCTCGATGAGGGTGACTGGAGAAAGAGGGGGGTGCACGCGGAGCATGGGTCGGTCACCTTGCGGCAACTCCTCGAGCTGTACGCCGACCACTCCGAACGGCACGCGCAGCAGATCGTGGAGCGAAGGAGGCTACTCGGGATCGAGACGTCCCATACCGCGCTGCTGCCGGAGCGACTGTACTGA